The sequence TGCTCCTCTGGTTCGTGTAGAGATACTCGGCGGTCAATACCGTGGCCGGCGTGAGTTGATAGCGCACGCTGGTTTCGTAGTTGTTGAACCTCAGGACTCCGCCTACCGTGGCGTCGAACGCAGCATGCGTATAGACGAAATCCCAGAGCAGGGAGCCGAATGTGTACCCTGCGCCCACGCCCCATACCGTGTGCTTCGCGATGCCGCCGGCCGCAATCGTGGGCAGCGCGCCGTACGTATTGTCGGAAGCTTCGGCGCCTACCGTATTGATGCCGGGTCGATTGACGGTGAAGAAGCCAGCGTCGAGGTGCAGGTAAGCGTTCACGTAGTCGGCGCTGGCGCTCCACAGGCGGTTTGTATTGATCTGGCCAGCGAGGTTAGAGAACGCGTACATGCCCTTTGCCGTGAAGCCGGCAATGGTCGGCGTTGTGTATTTGATGGCATTGTTCGGGCGGAATGTGGCGTTCATGTCGTCGCTGTCGTACGGATGGAACGTGTAGCCCGACATGTAGTAGGCAGCCATTTCGTTACCCAGGTCTTCCTGGAACGGCAAGTACTGGCGGCCGGCGGTCACCGTGCCCCAGCTGTGGTTGCCGATGCCCACATAGGCACTGCGGCCGAACATCCGGCCGCCTTGTCCGAGCGTGCCGTTCTGAATGTTGAAGCCGTTTTCCAACCGGAAGGTGACCTTCGTTCCGCCGCCGATGTCCTCGTATCCGAGCAGCCCCCACCGGTTTGCCGACATGGCGCCGGGCAGCGCCTGCACGCCGTGGTTGATGTGGCCATTGGTGGAGCCGAGGTTGGTGGTGTAGCCGATCGCCGAATCGACGAGGCCGTACAGCGTCACGCTGCTTTGCGCATGCGCGGCGCTTGCAATCGTGCCAAGCATCGTGGCGATGGCAAATGCTGTCTTTCGCATTTCAAGAATCCTTTCGAAGTGCCGCTTGAATCGCCCCAAAGAGGTTCCGCTCGGAGTCCGGCGTTTTAGCGCGATTCGCTGACTGAATTGAGATTTCCAATCCACCTAATCTTTTAATTAGGTATGCATAATTATTTGTATGTGATGAGAGACGGCGTGCGGAACGGGTTTAGATCATTTTTCTCCTTTTGGGTGGATAGCCGGCCTATTTGAGCGGCCTGAAAGCTATGCGGGGACGGCGTTGGTGATCTGGCTTGGTGCGACTACCGTGGTCGACATCGGGTAGTGGCGGGCTCCTCCGGAAAACGCTGGAAACCGGGCATTGTCCTCGCGCATACGCGCACGCACGGGTGAGGTCAACGCTTCCGATAGCGCTTGCGATGAAGGAAAGGTCAGCATGTTCCTCTGCATGTAGTCCGCGCGCGTCCACGGCATGGAATCGCACCAGTCCACGCGCGTAAATACGTTGACTTGGCGCACGTTCGGGTAGTCGAGCATGATTTGCGGGTGATGCGCGACGTAGTAGGCGAGCCATGCATTGAAGTCTTGGGCGGCGCCGGGGTAGTGCACGAGATAGCTGCAGAACGAGGTGTCGCCATCGGCTTTCGTCAGCGGAAGGAAGGTCCGCGTGAGCATGGCTTGATGGGTGACTTCGGTCGCCTGGAGCGCCAGCCAGTCATCGGATCGCGCGAGCCGCCAGAGGTAGCCGCCTTCGGCGACTTGGGCTTCGAGCGCCTCGATGCAAGCGAACTCGAGCCGCAGCGCGAGTAGTGGCGCAGGTCCGTCATCGTGATAGGTCGCGATACCGGCGGGGGTATACACCTCGGCTTTCAGCAATTCGGGCGTGGCTTGAATCTTCTCCACAAGCCGCTGTTGATGCGCTGCGCTAACTTGCGCATCCGGATTGCGCTCGTCGAGCGCCGTGATGAAGTAGGAAAACGTCATGAGTGAAGTCCGATGATGTTCTTGATAAACGGCGAACTGCTGTCAAGCCAGGTTTCTTTTTGACGCACGGTTGCGCAAAGGCGGTGCGAGCACCGCATCCGGAATCGGACATGTGTAGGGGCGTCCCCCGGTGCGCCGGGCATGTTCCGTTTTCGCAGCGTCGATCAGCGAGGGTTCCGTCAAGAGGTCGACCGCCGTGGCGGCGAGCACCTTTGCCGCATGCAGCATCCCCTTGTGCGCGGCGGGCAGCTTGCCTTGCGTTACGAGTTGCCAGGTGTGCATGTTGGTGCCCACGGCATAGCAAGCGCCCAGGTATTGGGTTGTCGGCACGATCTGGCTTACGTCCCCGACATCGCTGGACCCGGTTAGCGAGCCCGGTTCGTCGGCAAGCGGCAGCGGTATATCGGCGAGTCCGCTGGTGTCGGCGGGTCCTCGGTAGGCATCGAGGCATTCGTGCAGATCGCCCGCACTGATGGACTCGGCAAGCCGCGCGGCAAACATGCGATCGGGCTTGTCGAAGGGAGGAGGGCCAAGCCGTTCCAGGTTCGCCATCGTCAAGGCTTCAATCGTCGCGTTGCGCAGGACCTCGGAGCATGCGCGATCGATTTCGACATCGACGGTCGTTTCGGTCATCCATGCGGCGCCGGTGCCAATGCGCCGAACGCGCTCGAACAGATCGCGCGCTTGCTCGATGTCAGGCGCGCGAATCACATACAGGGCTTCCGCCGCGGCCTGGACGACATTTGCCGCAGTGCCGCCGGCATCCGTGACGGCGTAGTGGACACGCGCCTCGGCGGGCATGTGCTCGCGCAGAAAATTCACGCCGACGTTCATCAACTCGACCGCATCGAGGGCGCTGCGCCCAAGATGGGGAGAGGCGGCAGCATGCGATGCGATGCCGGAAAAGCGAAAGTACGCCTGAATGACGGCAAGCGATTTGTATTTGAAGATTCCGGAAAACGGGCCGGGGTGCCAGGTCAAGGCAAAATCAATGTCGTTGAACACGCCTTCGCGGGCCATGTAGGTTTTGCCCGCGCCCCCTTCCTCCGCGGGACACCCGTAATAGCGCACGATGCCGGGCAAGCCTTGCAAAGCGAGGTAGTCGCGCGTGGCGACTGCGGCGAGCATCGCGCCGACACCGAGCAGATGGTGGCCGCATCCGTGACCGCTGCCGCCGGCGCAAACCGGGCACGCTTGCGTCGCAGCGGCTTGCTGGCTCATGTTCGACAGCGCATCGTATTCGCCGAGAAAACCCGCGACAGGGCCTTCATCGCCCGCTTGCGCGACGAACGCCGTGGGCAGGCCGCCGAGGTTTCGCGTGATGCGAAACCCTTCGCGCTCGAGGATTTCGATTTGAGCGTCGACAGAAAGGTATTCTTCCCACCGCGTTTCCGCCAGGTCCCAGATCCGATCCGAGAGACGGATGTATTCGTCGCGTTTGGCTTCGACTAGTTGATCGATGAGCGAGATTTGCTGCATGTTTTCGCGCTTCACGCATTGCTCCCCGAGTATTGAACCGGAAACGAACCACGTACCGAGTTTGCCGGCGCCCGGTCGCGCTTCTTCGGGACAGGTGGCGGCACGTCGGCAGGAATGGGGCACACATAGGCTTCCACAGTGGACTGCTCGTGCAGTTCCGCCTTGGCGTCGTCGAGCAACGTGGGACTCGCATAGAGGGCCGCAGCCGTCGCGGCCATGACCTTGGCCGTTTGCTGCATGCCTTTGTGTGCGATCGTCGACTTGCCCTGGGCGACGAGCTGCCAGGAGTGGAACGGCGTGCCCAGTGCAAAGCACGCGCCGAGGCAGCGGGCGGTCGGGACAACCCAGCTGACGTCTCCGACGTCGGTCGAAGCAGGCAATAGCGACGGCATCCATTCCGCAGGCAGCACGCTGTCGTGCAACGCGCCGGCGAGCCGTTGCGCGCCGAAAATCGACAGGCTGCCTCGTGCTTCCGCGGCTGAAATGGCAGCCTGCATGCTCGTTGCGAAACGGTGATCGTCGGCATCGAAGGGCGCTGGTCCGATCGCGAGCATGCGCTGGTACATCAGGTCGGACAAAACCTTGTTGGGCCGCATGTTCGACATGGCCTTTTCCACCCGGCGCTGCACAGTGGTGTCCGTCATCAATGCGGCTCCGTCTGCAATCTTGTTCAGACGGTCCAGCAGCGAGTTGATCGTCGACAAGTCGGGCGCCCGCAATTGATAGACGACTTCGGCGCGCGCCTGCACCACGTTCGGCGCGGAGCCTCCGGCGTCGTGGAGCGCGTAGTGCAGGCGAGCGTCGCTGGGCATGTGCTCGCGCAGATAGTTCGCTCCGACGTTCATGAGCGTCACGGCGTCCAGCGCGCTGCGCCCCAGGTGAGGAGCGGCCGCGGCGTGAGCCGCGACGCCGGAAAACGTGAAGCGCGCGTGGAGCGTCGCGAGGGTCGTCATCGCATCGATCGCCTGGATGCTTGCCGGATGCCAGGTCAACGCGGCGTCGAGATCCGCGAACACGCCGGCCCGCGTCATGAACGTCTTGCCGGCGCCGCCTTCCTCGGCGGGGCAACCGTAGTACCGCACGCGTCCTGGAAGCCCGGAGGCCGCGAGCCAGTCTTTGATGGCAAACGCCGACAGCAGCGTTGCGCCACCCAGCAGGTTGTGGCCGCAACCATGTCCGCTGCCCGCGTCAACCGCTGGTTGCCGCGTGGCGGTATTGGCCACCTGGCTCAAGTGGGGGAGCGCGTCGTATTCGCCGAGAAATCCGATGACGGGGCCGCCGTCGCCTGCTTCGGCGACGAACGCGGTGGGAATGCCGGCGGCCTCGCGGGTAATGCGAAAACCGTGGCGCTCGAGTTCGCGTATTTGCAACTCAGCAGATTCGTGCTCCGCATAGGCCGTCTCGGCAAGGTCCCACAGCCGGTTGCTCAGGTGGACGCACAGGTCGCGATACGCTTCGATCCGAGCACAAATCTCTTGATCGATTTCACTGAGTTTCACGAGTTCTCCTGTTTCTTCAAAGCATGAGGGGGCCACCTGCCCTTGCAGGGCAGTGATTCAGAAGCGAATGCGAATCGCTGATTAAGCTGGCGGTCTGCTCTAGATTCCCGCTCTCGCGCGGAGCATGTCGTCGCGTCCCGCTGTCGAGCGATGCCGCGCAAAGAGCGCCAGGACGCCTAGCAGCGAAATCGCGTTCGCGGCCAGCAAATACCATGCGGGCGACATCGGATCTTGCGTGACGGTGGCGAGCCAGGCGACCACGACTTGAGCGCTGCCGCCGAAGAGCGTGGTCGGCACGCTGAAGCAGATGGAGACGCAGGTGCTGCGAATCGCGCTCGGAAAGATCTCGGGAATGAAGCACAGTTGAAACGGCGCCATCAGGACCCGCAGCAGCGTGAGGCCTCCGACCATCAGGAAGAAGACGCTTGCGGTCCCGCTTTGCGTCACCCAGGCGAATGCGGGGAGGATGGCCATCACCGTCAGGACCTGCGGCAATACCATCCACTTCCGGTTGGGAAACCGGTCATAGATCAATCCGGCGGCAAGCGATGCGACGATTCCCACGCCGCCGGTGATGAAACCTACGAGCATCGACGTCGAAGCCGGGAAATGCAGTACCCGCATGCCATAGGTCGTCATGTAGTACCCGACCACATACACCGTGATCGTCGGCCCGATCAGCACGCTGCACGCGATCAGCAAATCGGAAAGATGATGCCGGACAATGGAGCTCGCCAGTTCCGCCGTATCGTTGACGGCGGTTTCGGTATCGAGGGTCTCGTTCAGCCGGCGGCGGATGTAGATTCCGATCGGCGCAATCAGGAGGCCGACGACGAACGGCACGCGCCACCCCCATGCGGCCAGCGCGGAAGCCGAGAGCGTCGACGAAACGACATAGCCGACCAGGCCGCCGAAGAGCGACGCGACGCCTTGCGTCGCGAGCTGCCAGCTCGTGTAGAAACCGCGCCTGTTCGCAGAGGCCATTTCGAGCATGTACGTCGTCGCGGGGCCCATTTCCCCGCCGGCCGAGAAGCCTTGCAAGAGGCGGCCGATGACGACCAGGACCGGCGCAGCCATCCCGATTGCCGCGTAAGACGGTGTGAATGCCAGGATCGCGGTGCCGGCCGCCATCATCGCGATGGTGAGGGAGAGCGCGGCCTTGCGCCCTGCGCGGTCGGCATACGCACCGATCACCACGCCGCCGATGGGACGGGCGACAAAGCCCACGCCGAACACGGCAACCGAAGCGACGACCTGGCTCGCCGC comes from Trinickia violacea and encodes:
- a CDS encoding porin, with protein sequence MRKTAFAIATMLGTIASAAHAQSSVTLYGLVDSAIGYTTNLGSTNGHINHGVQALPGAMSANRWGLLGYEDIGGGTKVTFRLENGFNIQNGTLGQGGRMFGRSAYVGIGNHSWGTVTAGRQYLPFQEDLGNEMAAYYMSGYTFHPYDSDDMNATFRPNNAIKYTTPTIAGFTAKGMYAFSNLAGQINTNRLWSASADYVNAYLHLDAGFFTVNRPGINTVGAEASDNTYGALPTIAAGGIAKHTVWGVGAGYTFGSLLWDFVYTHAAFDATVGGVLRFNNYETSVRYQLTPATVLTAEYLYTNQRSTVAANGNTHYNQGAVGINYFLSKTCDLYSNLVYQRAAGSAHAWILNETSMSSNNSQFLALVGIRKKF
- a CDS encoding ethyl tert-butyl ether degradation protein EthD, with the translated sequence MTFSYFITALDERNPDAQVSAAHQQRLVEKIQATPELLKAEVYTPAGIATYHDDGPAPLLALRLEFACIEALEAQVAEGGYLWRLARSDDWLALQATEVTHQAMLTRTFLPLTKADGDTSFCSYLVHYPGAAQDFNAWLAYYVAHHPQIMLDYPNVRQVNVFTRVDWCDSMPWTRADYMQRNMLTFPSSQALSEALTSPVRARMREDNARFPAFSGGARHYPMSTTVVAPSQITNAVPA
- a CDS encoding amidohydrolase, with the translated sequence MQQISLIDQLVEAKRDEYIRLSDRIWDLAETRWEEYLSVDAQIEILEREGFRITRNLGGLPTAFVAQAGDEGPVAGFLGEYDALSNMSQQAAATQACPVCAGGSGHGCGHHLLGVGAMLAAVATRDYLALQGLPGIVRYYGCPAEEGGAGKTYMAREGVFNDIDFALTWHPGPFSGIFKYKSLAVIQAYFRFSGIASHAAASPHLGRSALDAVELMNVGVNFLREHMPAEARVHYAVTDAGGTAANVVQAAAEALYVIRAPDIEQARDLFERVRRIGTGAAWMTETTVDVEIDRACSEVLRNATIEALTMANLERLGPPPFDKPDRMFAARLAESISAGDLHECLDAYRGPADTSGLADIPLPLADEPGSLTGSSDVGDVSQIVPTTQYLGACYAVGTNMHTWQLVTQGKLPAAHKGMLHAAKVLAATAVDLLTEPSLIDAAKTEHARRTGGRPYTCPIPDAVLAPPLRNRASKRNLA
- a CDS encoding amidohydrolase translates to MKLSEIDQEICARIEAYRDLCVHLSNRLWDLAETAYAEHESAELQIRELERHGFRITREAAGIPTAFVAEAGDGGPVIGFLGEYDALPHLSQVANTATRQPAVDAGSGHGCGHNLLGGATLLSAFAIKDWLAASGLPGRVRYYGCPAEEGGAGKTFMTRAGVFADLDAALTWHPASIQAIDAMTTLATLHARFTFSGVAAHAAAAPHLGRSALDAVTLMNVGANYLREHMPSDARLHYALHDAGGSAPNVVQARAEVVYQLRAPDLSTINSLLDRLNKIADGAALMTDTTVQRRVEKAMSNMRPNKVLSDLMYQRMLAIGPAPFDADDHRFATSMQAAISAAEARGSLSIFGAQRLAGALHDSVLPAEWMPSLLPASTDVGDVSWVVPTARCLGACFALGTPFHSWQLVAQGKSTIAHKGMQQTAKVMAATAAALYASPTLLDDAKAELHEQSTVEAYVCPIPADVPPPVPKKRDRAPANSVRGSFPVQYSGSNA
- a CDS encoding MFS transporter — protein: MPNQANGGGASSVGDFIAVVLGNALEFFDFTVYAFFAVYIGKAFFPAFSAASQVVASVAVFGVGFVARPIGGVVIGAYADRAGRKAALSLTIAMMAAGTAILAFTPSYAAIGMAAPVLVVIGRLLQGFSAGGEMGPATTYMLEMASANRRGFYTSWQLATQGVASLFGGLVGYVVSSTLSASALAAWGWRVPFVVGLLIAPIGIYIRRRLNETLDTETAVNDTAELASSIVRHHLSDLLIACSVLIGPTITVYVVGYYMTTYGMRVLHFPASTSMLVGFITGGVGIVASLAAGLIYDRFPNRKWMVLPQVLTVMAILPAFAWVTQSGTASVFFLMVGGLTLLRVLMAPFQLCFIPEIFPSAIRSTCVSICFSVPTTLFGGSAQVVVAWLATVTQDPMSPAWYLLAANAISLLGVLALFARHRSTAGRDDMLRARAGI